The Mycobacterium sp. EPa45 genomic interval CACCGCCTCGTTTCCGGCCAGCCCGGGGCCGCCGCTGCGGTCCTCGGTGATCTCGACGAGCAGGTCGGTGTCGGCCAGCCGGATCCGGTCGCCGGTGGTGGGGCCGAACAGCGCGGCGTAGCGCGCTCTGGACAGCTCGGTCATGCATCCAGCTTTCCGGGTGGATTGAGGCTCAAGCCGTGCACCTCACGGCTTCCTGCGAGCGGAACCAGGGAGACTCGTTGCACCACACCGGGTTCGAAACGCACGGCGGTGCCCGCGGGAATGTCGAACCGGTACCCGTGCGCGGCCGCCCGGTCGAAGGACAGCGCGGCGTTGGCTTGCGGCAGATGCACGTGACTGCCGACCTGCACCGGCCGGTCACCGGTGTTCACGATCTCCAGCTCGATACGCGCGGCGCCGGCATTGATCTCGATCTCACCGTCACCGAGAAAGACCTCACCGGGAATCATGCTGTCCTTTCTGGTCTCACGGAATCGGGTGGTGGACGGTCACCAGCTTGGTGCCGTCCGGGAACGTGGCTTCGACCTGCACGTCGTGCAGCATCTCGGGCACGCCCTCCATCACGTCGTCGCGCGAGAGCACCTCACGGCCACTGACCAT includes:
- a CDS encoding urease subunit beta; translation: MIPGEVFLGDGEIEINAGAARIELEIVNTGDRPVQVGSHVHLPQANAALSFDRAAAHGYRFDIPAGTAVRFEPGVVQRVSLVPLAGSREVHGLSLNPPGKLDA